The genome window TCGCGATTGTGGTCGGCGGTCGCGACGCCGCGAAAGCTGTCCGGTCCGTCCTCGACCCGCGAGGATTGGCCGGGCTGGCATCCGCCGGGCTCGCCGAGCTGCGACCGATCGGGCATCGCCGTGCAGCCTGCCTCCTGGCCGCGATCGAGCTCGGCCGCCGGGTTGCGTCCACGTGGCCGGCCGCCGGCTGGCGCATCCGCGCCCCTGCCGACCTGGCCGAGCGTCTGGTGCCGGTGATGGGTCACCTGGAGCGCGAGGAGCTGCGATCGGTGCTGCTCAACACCAAGAACACGGTCACCGGCATGGTCACCGTCTACGCCGGGAACCTGGCAGGCTCATCGGTCAGGGTCGGTGAGGTCTTTCGTGAAGCGGTCCAACGCCAATCGGCGGCCATGGTGGTCGTCCACAACCACCCATCCGGAGACCCGTCGCCGTCGACCGAGGACCTGCGCATCACCCGCGAGCTGGCTGAAGCGGGGAGGCTGCTCGATATCGAGCTGCTCGACCACCTGGTGATCGGCCACGGGCGCTGGGTCAGCCTGCGTGCGCTCGGCGCCCTGTAGGGCCCATGCGTCCAATGCCCCTGCACAACCTGCGAGGCCCCCGGCCGATCCGGGAGCCTCGCAGCTTGAGCGAGTGGTCGGGCCTACCGGCTCCGGCGAGCCGTTCGCACGCCCGTCGTTGCCAAGGCGGCCAGCATGGCGGTCAGGACCAGCGCGAAGACCACCGTACCCAAGGGGTTGCCTCGCTCTGAGCCACTGATCGCAACGTCCGTCAAGGAGGGGCTTGGCGTCGGCGCGCTTGATGCCGGCGCGCCCGCGCAGGTTGACGTATCGATG of Chloroflexota bacterium contains these proteins:
- the radC gene encoding DNA repair protein RadC, with product MALAKLARFGPSALHDDELLAIVVGGRDAAKAVRSVLDPRGLAGLASAGLAELRPIGHRRAACLLAAIELGRRVASTWPAAGWRIRAPADLAERLVPVMGHLEREELRSVLLNTKNTVTGMVTVYAGNLAGSSVRVGEVFREAVQRQSAAMVVVHNHPSGDPSPSTEDLRITRELAEAGRLLDIELLDHLVIGHGRWVSLRALGAL